From a region of the Cardiocondyla obscurior isolate alpha-2009 linkage group LG28, Cobs3.1, whole genome shotgun sequence genome:
- the Emb gene encoding exportin-1 isoform X2, which translates to MATLAEQASKLLDFNQKLDISLLDNIVGCMYTGIGEQQRVAQEVLTTLKEHPNAWTRVDTILEYSQNQQTKYYGLQILEQVIKTRWKVLPRNQCEGIKKYIVGLIIKTSSDPETMETSKVYLNKLNMILVQVLKREWPKNWESFISDIVGASKTNESLCQNNMAILKLLSEEVFDFSSGQLTQTKAKHLKDTMCSEFSQIFQLCQFVMDNSQNVPLVAVTLETLLRFLNWIPLGYIFETKLITTLIFKFLNVPIFRNVTLKCLTEIAAVTATVPNYDDMFVILFINTMQQLEIMLPLDTNIREAYAAGQDQEQNFIQNLAMFLCTYLKDHGELIEKKQLNETLVKALHYLVLISEVDEVEIFKICLEYWNGLAADLYKENPFVTSTPLFMSKNMTVPPRRLFYGQVLTKVRYIMISRMAKPEEVLVVENENGEVVREFMKDTDSINLYKNMRETLVYLTHLDYLDTERVMTEKLQNQVNGSEWSWKNLNTLCWAIGSISGAMHEEDEKRFLVTVIKDLLGLCEQKKGKDNKAIIASNIMYVVGQYPRFLRAHWKFLKTVVNKLFEFMHETHDGVQDMACDTFIKIALKCRRHFVTVQVGEAMPFIEEILSTISTIICDLQTQQVHTFYEAVGYMISAQADNVMQEQLIEKYMLLPNQVWDDIISQASKNVDVLKDQEAVKQLASILKTNVRACKALGHPYVIQLGKIYLDMLNVYKVMSENISAAIAVNGEIVMKQPLIKSMRVVKKETLKLISDWVSRTNDHQMVLENFIPPLLDAVLLDYQKTNVHCAREPEVLSAMATIVNKLEAHITSEVPKIFDAVFECTLEMINKDFEEFPEHRTNFFLLLQAVNIHCFPAFLSIPPAQFKLVLDSIIWAFKHTMRNVADTGLQILYQLLLNIEQHEQAGQSFYQTYFTDILQHVFSVVTDTSHTAGLTMHATILAYMFTLIERGKIQVPLGPVPDNTLYIQEFVARLLKAAFPHLTDNQIKITVQGLFHLNQDITAFKEHLRDFLVQIKEYTGEDDSELYLEERETALRLAQEEKRRQQMAVPGIINPHDMPEEMQD; encoded by the exons ATGGCAACTTTAGCTGAGCAGGCATCTAAATTATTGGACTTTAATCAGAAATTGGATATATCGCTCCTTGACAATATAGTAGGATGTATGTATACTGGAATAGGTGAGCAACAGAGAGTCGCCCAAGAAGTGTTAACAACCCTTAAAGAACATCCAAATGCTTGGACCCGAGTAGATACCATTCTAGAGTATTCACAG AACcaacaaacaaaatattatgGTTTGCAAATATTGGAGCAAGTTATAAAGACACGATGGAAAGTATTACCGAGAAATCAATGCgaaggtataaaaaaatacattgtaGGCCTTATCATAAAAACGAGCAGTGATCCAGAGACGATGGAAACTTCCAAAGTTTATCTTAACAAACTTAATATGATCCTTGTACAA GTACTGAAACGTGAGTGGCCAAAAAATTGGGAGTCCTTTATCAGTGATATCGTTGGGGCGAGTAAAACAAACGAAAGTCTTTGCCAAAACAACATGGCTATCTTAAAGCTTTTATCAGAAGAAGTGTTTGACTTCTCTAGTGGTCAGCTCACACAAACAAAGGCAAAGCACTTAAAGGATACAATGTGCAGTGAATTTTCACAAATATTCCAGCTTTGTCAATTTGTGATGGATAATTCACAAAATGTTCCATTGGTAGCTGTCACATTAGAGACGTTATTGAGGTTTTTAAACTGGATTCCGCTTggttatatttttgaaactaaaTTGATAACTACTTTAATATTCAAG TTTTTGAACGTACCAATCTTTCGGAATGTCACTTTAAAGTGTCTAACTGAAATCGCAGCAGTCACCGCCACTGTGCCCAATTATGATGACAtgtttgttatattatttatcaatacGATGCAACAATTGGAAATAATGCTTCCACTGGACACTAACATACGCGAAGCATATGCAGCTGGTCAAGAccaagaacaaaattttattcaaaatctAGCTATGTTTCTTTGCACTTATCTAAAAGATCATGGCGAGCtaatagaaaagaaacaattgAACGAAACACTAGTAAAAGCGTTACATTACCTCGTTCTTATTTCCGAGGTTGAcgaagttgaaatatttaaaatctgtttAGAATATTGGAATGGATTAGCAGCTGATTTGTACAAAGAAAATCCTTTTGTAACCTCGACACCACTCTTCATGTCTAAAAATATGACTGTTCCACCTCGAAGATTATTTTATGGTCAAGTGTTGACAAAAGTACGATATATTATGATCAGCAGAATGGCAAAGCCTGAAGAAGTGCTTGTTGTAGAAAATGAGAACGGTGAAGTTGTCAGAGAATTCATGAAAGACACTGATTCtattaatctttataaaaatatgagagAAACTCTTGTATATCTCACTCATCTTGATTATTTGGATACGGAAAGAGTAATGACAGAAAAACTACAAAATCAAGTTAACGGCTCAGAATGGTCTTGGAAGAATCTCAATACG TTGTGTTGGGCAATAGGCAGTATTTCGGGTGCTATGCACGAGGAAGATGAAAAGCGTTTTTTAGTAAccgtaataaaagatttactTGGTCTATGCGAACAGAAAAAAGGCAAAGATAATAAAGCTATAATTGCCAGTAATATCATGTATGTTGTTGGTCAGTATCCACGGTTTCTCCGAGCCCATTGGAAATTTTTAAAGACTGTTGTAAATAAACTTTTTGAGTTTATGCATG AAACGCACGATGGAGTGCAAGACATGGCCTgcgatacttttattaaaatagcatTGAAATGCAGACGACATTTTGTTACTGTACAAGTAGGAGAAGCAATGCCGTTCATTGAAGAAATTCTTTCTACAATCAGCACAATCATATGCGATCTTCAAACACAACAA gTACATACATTCTACGAAGCAGTTGGCTATATGATAAGTGCTCAAGCTGATAATGTAATGCAGGAACAATTAATTGAGAAGTATATGCTTCTTCCTAATCAAGTTTGGGATGACATTATAAGTCAGGCATCTAAG AATGTAGATGTCTTGAAGGACCAAGAAGCCGTGAAACAACTCGCCAGCATCTTAAAAACAAATGTTAGAGCTTGTAAAGCTCTTGGGCATCCGTACGTGATACAATTAGGGAAAATATACTTAGATATGTTGAATGTTTATAAG gTTATGAGTGAAAATATAAGTGCTGCGATAGCTGTAAATGGTGAAATAGTGATGAAACAACCTTTAATTAAGAGTATGAGAGTAGTGAAAAAggaaacattaaaattaatatcagatTGGGTGAGCAGGACAAACGATCATCAAATG gtattggaaaattttataccgCCGTTGTTGGACGCTGTTTTACTGGATTATCAAAAGACGAACGTTCATTGTGCTAGAGAGCCCGAAGTGCTTAGTGCTATGGCCACCATAGTAAATAAATTGGAAGCTCATATCACTAGTGAGGTGCCCAAAATATTCGATGCAGTATTTGAATGTACTTTAGAAATGATAAACAAAGACTTTGAAGAATTTCCTGAACATAGaacgaatttttttcttctactacAA GCGGTTAATATTCATTGTTTCCCTGCATTTCTTTCAATTCCACCAGCTCAATTTAAACTGGTTCTTGATTCAATTATTTGGGCTTTTAAACATACAATGAGGAATGTAGCAGATACAGGATTACAAATTCTGTATCAACTTCTGTTAAATATTGAACAACATGAGCAGGCGGGTCAAAGTTTTTATCAAACATATTTTACCGATATTTTACAACATGTATTCAGTGTTGTTACAGATACATCACACACTGCAG GCCTGACTATGCACGCGACTATTCTCGCTTACATGTTTACACTGATTGAACGTGGGAAAATTCAGGTGCCGCTGGGCCCTGTGCCTGataatactttatatatacaaGAATTTGTTGCAAGATTGCTTAAAGCAGCTTTCCCGCATTTAACTGATAATCAGATTAAAATAACTGTACAAGGTTTATTCCATCTTAATCAAGATATTACCGCATTCAAAGAACACTTGAGAGATTTCCTCGTGCAAATCAAA GAATATACGGGTGAAGACGATTCGGAGCTTTATTTAGAGGAACGAGAAACAGCTTTACGGCTAGCCCAAGAGGAGAAAAGGCGGCAGCAAATGGCGGTACCAGGCATTATTAATCCTCACGACATGCCAGAAGAGATGCAGGACTAA
- the Cysrs gene encoding cysteine--tRNA ligase, cytoplasmic yields the protein MAKRTQPAWHLPDRKEATVLKLYNSLTREKEVFVPQFGNRVLWYSCGPTVYDASHMGHARSYISFDILRRVLSDYFGYDILYVMNITDIDDKIIKKARQNYLYEKYVEENHSLNSILDDVREVMSNFENVVKTTNSSDKKCMLEKMLHKMTKAIEDLHKAVKEKDKKNIADSQEALLREARDPLANWLDEIKGGTITEHSIFNKLSQHWENEFHKDMDSLNVLRPNVLTRVSEYIPEIIAFIQRIIDNGLAYESNGSVYFDVSKFDKQEKHSYAKLVPEAYGDTSSLEEGEGDLSITADKLSEKRSVTDFALWKSSKAGEPWWNSPWGKGRPGWHIECSVMASAICGESLDIHTGGVDLKFPHHDNELAQAEAYFDNSHWVRYFLHSGHLTIAGCKMSKSLKNFVTIQDALKKHSSRQLRLAFLLHSWKDTLDYSDNTMSMAVQYEKFLNEFFLNVKCRIRSLGTNTTINSFTKWSNSEIELNKKFHVAKHSVHKALCDNIDTRTVLDLIRELVANCNVYINQSKNPNTLLLRDIAVYITKMFIIFGAISSSYDSIGFPVDDEKVTTNVEEIVMPYLEILGHFREKVRNCAKILKADDILQECDQLRDDILPNVGVRLEDDNEGACKIKLVNKEELLKEKETKKQLEFEKYLEKMKRKAEAIAAAAAKEAQKKISPNDMFRLEDKYSQFDDKGLPTHDVDGKEISKGLLKKLQKLQQAQEKRYNEYLASTQNGCL from the exons atgGCAAAAAGGACACAACCAGCTTGGCATTTGCCAGATAGAAAGGAAGCTACAGTGCTCAAATTGTACAACAGTTTGACCAGAGAGAAAGAAGTATTTGTTCCACAATTTGGAAACCGTGTTTTATGGTACAGTTGTGGACCTACTGTTTATGATGCCTCACATATGGGCCATGCAAG gTCATACATAtcttttgatattttacgCCGTGTACTCTCAGACTATTTTGGATATGACATTTTATATGTGATGAATATTACTGATATAgatgataaaattatcaagaaaGCAAGACAGAATTATCTGTATGAAAAATATGTAGAAGAAAATCACAGCCTCAACAGTATATTAGATGATGTTAGAGAAGTAATGTCTAATTTTGAGAATGTTGTAAAAACTACAAATAGTTCGGATAAAAAGTGTATGTTAGAAAAAATGTTGCATAAAATGACAAAAGCTATCGAAGACTTGCATAAAGCAGTgaaagaaaaggataaaaaaaacattgctGATTCACAAGAA GCATTATTGAGAGAAGCTAGAGATCCTTTAGCCAATTGGTTAGATGAAATTAAAGGTGGCACAATCACAGAAcattctatatttaataaattatcacaACATTGGGAAAATGAATTTCATAAAGATATGGACTCTTTAAAT gTATTAAGACCAAATGTGCTCACGAGAGTTAGTGAATATATACCTGAAATAATAGCGTTTATACAACGAATAATTGACAACGGACTTGCTTATGAAAGTAATGGATCTGTATATTTTGATGTAAGTAAGTTTGATAAACAGGAAAAACATTCTTATGCTAAACTTGTACCAGAAGCATATGGCGATACATCGAGCTTGGAAGAAGGAGAAG gtgATTTAAGCATCACGGCAGATAAACTTTCTGAAAAACGGTCAGTAACAGATTTTGCATTGTGGAAAAGCTCAAAAGCTGGGGAACCCTGGTGGAACAGTCCCTGGGGCAAAGGACGTCCAGGTTGGCACATTGAATGTTCTGTTATGGCGTCCGCAATTTGCGGAGAAAGTTTAGATATTCATACCGGTGGGGTAGATCTTAAATTTCCTCATCACGATAATGAACTTGCACAAGCGGAAGCATATTTTGATAACTCGCATTGGGTTAGATATTTCCTGCACTCCGGTCATTTGACTATAGCAGGTTGCAAAATGTCGAAATCGTTAAAAAACTTTGTGACGATACAGGATGCTTTAAAGAAACATTCAAGTAGACAGCTCAGACTTgcctttcttttgcattcatGGAAAGATACTTTGGATTACAGTGACAATACTATGAGTATGGCTGTACAATacgaaaaatttcttaac gaattttttttaaatgtaaaatgtagGATTAGATCTTTGGGGACAAATACTACTATTAACAGTTTTACTAAATGGTCCAATTCTGAGATAGAACTCAATAAGAAGTTTCATGTTGCAAAGCATTCTGTACATAAAGCGTTATGTg ACAATATCGATACAAGGACTGTTCTCGATTTAATACGGGAACTTGTAGCCAATTGCAACGTGTACATAAATCAAAGCAAAAATCCAAATACACTACTTCTCAGAGACATTGCCGTATATATTACTAAGATGTTTATCATCTTTGGGGCTATTTCTTCCTCGTATGATTCAATAGGATTTCCAGTTGATGATGAGAAAGTTACTACAAAT GTTGAAGAAATTGTTATGCCATATCTTGAAATTTTGGGACATTTCCGGGAGAAAGTCCGAAACTGTgcgaaaattttaaaagcagATGATATTTTACAAGAATGCGATCAATTGCGTGACGATATTTTGCCGAACGTCGGTGTACGATTAGAAGACGATAACGAAGGAgcttgtaaaataaagttggtgaataaagaagaattattgaaggaaaaagaaacaaagaagcAGTTAGAATTCGAGAAGTACTTAGAAAagatgaaaagaaaagcagaAGCTATTGCTGCAGCAGCGGCTAAAGAAgcacagaaaaaaatatcgccTAATGATATGTTCAGATTAGAGGACAAATATTCCCAGTTTGACGATAAG GGATTGCCGACGCATGATGTCGATGGGAAAGAAATTAGTAAAGGcttacttaaaaaattgcaaaagttaCAGCAAGCACAGGAAAAGAGATATAATGAATATTTGGCTTCGACGCAAAATGGCTGCTTGTAA
- the Emb gene encoding exportin-1 isoform X1 has product MATLAEQASKLLDFNQKLDISLLDNIVGCMYTGIGEQQRVAQEVLTTLKEHPNAWTRVDTILEYSQNQQTKYYGLQILEQVIKTRWKVLPRNQCEGIKKYIVGLIIKTSSDPETMETSKVYLNKLNMILVQVLKREWPKNWESFISDIVGASKTNESLCQNNMAILKLLSEEVFDFSSGQLTQTKAKHLKDTMCSEFSQIFQLCQFVMDNSQNVPLVAVTLETLLRFLNWIPLGYIFETKLITTLIFKFLNVPIFRNVTLKCLTEIAAVTATVPNYDDMFVILFINTMQQLEIMLPLDTNIREAYAAGQDQEQNFIQNLAMFLCTYLKDHGELIEKKQLNETLVKALHYLVLISEVDEVEIFKICLEYWNGLAADLYKENPFVTSTPLFMSKNMTVPPRRLFYGQVLTKVRYIMISRMAKPEEVLVVENENGEVVREFMKDTDSINLYKNMRETLVYLTHLDYLDTERVMTEKLQNQVNGSEWSWKNLNTLCWAIGSISGAMHEEDEKRFLVTVIKDLLGLCEQKKGKDNKAIIASNIMYVVGQYPRFLRAHWKFLKTVVNKLFEFMHETHDGVQDMACDTFIKIALKCRRHFVTVQVGEAMPFIEEILSTISTIICDLQTQQVHTFYEAVGYMISAQADNVMQEQLIEKYMLLPNQVWDDIISQASKVCHNTNVDVLKDQEAVKQLASILKTNVRACKALGHPYVIQLGKIYLDMLNVYKVMSENISAAIAVNGEIVMKQPLIKSMRVVKKETLKLISDWVSRTNDHQMVLENFIPPLLDAVLLDYQKTNVHCAREPEVLSAMATIVNKLEAHITSEVPKIFDAVFECTLEMINKDFEEFPEHRTNFFLLLQAVNIHCFPAFLSIPPAQFKLVLDSIIWAFKHTMRNVADTGLQILYQLLLNIEQHEQAGQSFYQTYFTDILQHVFSVVTDTSHTAGLTMHATILAYMFTLIERGKIQVPLGPVPDNTLYIQEFVARLLKAAFPHLTDNQIKITVQGLFHLNQDITAFKEHLRDFLVQIKEYTGEDDSELYLEERETALRLAQEEKRRQQMAVPGIINPHDMPEEMQD; this is encoded by the exons ATGGCAACTTTAGCTGAGCAGGCATCTAAATTATTGGACTTTAATCAGAAATTGGATATATCGCTCCTTGACAATATAGTAGGATGTATGTATACTGGAATAGGTGAGCAACAGAGAGTCGCCCAAGAAGTGTTAACAACCCTTAAAGAACATCCAAATGCTTGGACCCGAGTAGATACCATTCTAGAGTATTCACAG AACcaacaaacaaaatattatgGTTTGCAAATATTGGAGCAAGTTATAAAGACACGATGGAAAGTATTACCGAGAAATCAATGCgaaggtataaaaaaatacattgtaGGCCTTATCATAAAAACGAGCAGTGATCCAGAGACGATGGAAACTTCCAAAGTTTATCTTAACAAACTTAATATGATCCTTGTACAA GTACTGAAACGTGAGTGGCCAAAAAATTGGGAGTCCTTTATCAGTGATATCGTTGGGGCGAGTAAAACAAACGAAAGTCTTTGCCAAAACAACATGGCTATCTTAAAGCTTTTATCAGAAGAAGTGTTTGACTTCTCTAGTGGTCAGCTCACACAAACAAAGGCAAAGCACTTAAAGGATACAATGTGCAGTGAATTTTCACAAATATTCCAGCTTTGTCAATTTGTGATGGATAATTCACAAAATGTTCCATTGGTAGCTGTCACATTAGAGACGTTATTGAGGTTTTTAAACTGGATTCCGCTTggttatatttttgaaactaaaTTGATAACTACTTTAATATTCAAG TTTTTGAACGTACCAATCTTTCGGAATGTCACTTTAAAGTGTCTAACTGAAATCGCAGCAGTCACCGCCACTGTGCCCAATTATGATGACAtgtttgttatattatttatcaatacGATGCAACAATTGGAAATAATGCTTCCACTGGACACTAACATACGCGAAGCATATGCAGCTGGTCAAGAccaagaacaaaattttattcaaaatctAGCTATGTTTCTTTGCACTTATCTAAAAGATCATGGCGAGCtaatagaaaagaaacaattgAACGAAACACTAGTAAAAGCGTTACATTACCTCGTTCTTATTTCCGAGGTTGAcgaagttgaaatatttaaaatctgtttAGAATATTGGAATGGATTAGCAGCTGATTTGTACAAAGAAAATCCTTTTGTAACCTCGACACCACTCTTCATGTCTAAAAATATGACTGTTCCACCTCGAAGATTATTTTATGGTCAAGTGTTGACAAAAGTACGATATATTATGATCAGCAGAATGGCAAAGCCTGAAGAAGTGCTTGTTGTAGAAAATGAGAACGGTGAAGTTGTCAGAGAATTCATGAAAGACACTGATTCtattaatctttataaaaatatgagagAAACTCTTGTATATCTCACTCATCTTGATTATTTGGATACGGAAAGAGTAATGACAGAAAAACTACAAAATCAAGTTAACGGCTCAGAATGGTCTTGGAAGAATCTCAATACG TTGTGTTGGGCAATAGGCAGTATTTCGGGTGCTATGCACGAGGAAGATGAAAAGCGTTTTTTAGTAAccgtaataaaagatttactTGGTCTATGCGAACAGAAAAAAGGCAAAGATAATAAAGCTATAATTGCCAGTAATATCATGTATGTTGTTGGTCAGTATCCACGGTTTCTCCGAGCCCATTGGAAATTTTTAAAGACTGTTGTAAATAAACTTTTTGAGTTTATGCATG AAACGCACGATGGAGTGCAAGACATGGCCTgcgatacttttattaaaatagcatTGAAATGCAGACGACATTTTGTTACTGTACAAGTAGGAGAAGCAATGCCGTTCATTGAAGAAATTCTTTCTACAATCAGCACAATCATATGCGATCTTCAAACACAACAA gTACATACATTCTACGAAGCAGTTGGCTATATGATAAGTGCTCAAGCTGATAATGTAATGCAGGAACAATTAATTGAGAAGTATATGCTTCTTCCTAATCAAGTTTGGGATGACATTATAAGTCAGGCATCTAAGGTATGCCATAATACG AATGTAGATGTCTTGAAGGACCAAGAAGCCGTGAAACAACTCGCCAGCATCTTAAAAACAAATGTTAGAGCTTGTAAAGCTCTTGGGCATCCGTACGTGATACAATTAGGGAAAATATACTTAGATATGTTGAATGTTTATAAG gTTATGAGTGAAAATATAAGTGCTGCGATAGCTGTAAATGGTGAAATAGTGATGAAACAACCTTTAATTAAGAGTATGAGAGTAGTGAAAAAggaaacattaaaattaatatcagatTGGGTGAGCAGGACAAACGATCATCAAATG gtattggaaaattttataccgCCGTTGTTGGACGCTGTTTTACTGGATTATCAAAAGACGAACGTTCATTGTGCTAGAGAGCCCGAAGTGCTTAGTGCTATGGCCACCATAGTAAATAAATTGGAAGCTCATATCACTAGTGAGGTGCCCAAAATATTCGATGCAGTATTTGAATGTACTTTAGAAATGATAAACAAAGACTTTGAAGAATTTCCTGAACATAGaacgaatttttttcttctactacAA GCGGTTAATATTCATTGTTTCCCTGCATTTCTTTCAATTCCACCAGCTCAATTTAAACTGGTTCTTGATTCAATTATTTGGGCTTTTAAACATACAATGAGGAATGTAGCAGATACAGGATTACAAATTCTGTATCAACTTCTGTTAAATATTGAACAACATGAGCAGGCGGGTCAAAGTTTTTATCAAACATATTTTACCGATATTTTACAACATGTATTCAGTGTTGTTACAGATACATCACACACTGCAG GCCTGACTATGCACGCGACTATTCTCGCTTACATGTTTACACTGATTGAACGTGGGAAAATTCAGGTGCCGCTGGGCCCTGTGCCTGataatactttatatatacaaGAATTTGTTGCAAGATTGCTTAAAGCAGCTTTCCCGCATTTAACTGATAATCAGATTAAAATAACTGTACAAGGTTTATTCCATCTTAATCAAGATATTACCGCATTCAAAGAACACTTGAGAGATTTCCTCGTGCAAATCAAA GAATATACGGGTGAAGACGATTCGGAGCTTTATTTAGAGGAACGAGAAACAGCTTTACGGCTAGCCCAAGAGGAGAAAAGGCGGCAGCAAATGGCGGTACCAGGCATTATTAATCCTCACGACATGCCAGAAGAGATGCAGGACTAA